CGCATCCTGATCGAGCGTCCGGCAAAGAACGCCCGTATCACGATCTACTCCGCCCGTCCGGGTGTGGTGATCGGCAAGAAGGGCGAGGACATCGAGAACCTGAAGGCTGAACTGACGCGCCGCCTGGGCGTGCCGGTCGCAGTGAACATCGAGGAAGTGCGCAAGCCCGAAATCGATGCCCAGCTGATCGCCGACTCGATCACCCAGCAGCTCGAGAAGCGCATCATGTTCCGTCGTGCGATGAAGCGCGCGATGCAGAATGCGATGCGCCTGGGCGCGCAGGGCATCAAGATCATGTCCGCTGGCCGTCTGAACGGTATCGAAATCGCACGTACCGAGTGGTATCGCGAAGGCCGTGTGCCCCTGCACACCCTGCGTGCTGACATCGACTACGGCTTCTCGGAAGCGAAGACCACCTACGGCGTCATCGGCGTCAAGGTGTGGGTCTACAAGGGCGACCGTCTGGGCCGTGGCGAAGCGCCGGCGGCCAAGACCGACGAGCGTCCGGAAGACGACCGCCGCAACCGCCGTGGCCCGCGTGGTGATCGCCCGTCCGGCGACCGCCGCCCGCCGCGGGGTGGCCCCGGTGCTCGTGCCGGCGCTGGCCGTAACGAAGCTCCGGCCGATGGCAGCGACAAGCCTGCAGAAGCCGCCGACGCCAAGACCGCTGCGGTCAAGCGCGTGCGCAAAGCCGCCACCCCGGGCTCCGGCACGGGCGAGGCGTAAGGAGAATAGAACATGTTGCAACCCGCTCGTCGCAAGTTCCGCAAAGAGCAGAAGGGCCGTAACACCGGGATCGCCACGCGCGGCACCAACGTCTCGTTCGGCGATTTCGGCCTGAAGGCCACCGAGCGCGGTCGTCTGACGGCGCGCCAGATCGAGGCAGCCCGTCGTGCGATCTCCCGTCACGTGAAGCGTGGCGGCCGCATCTGGATCCGCATCTTCCCGGACAAGCCGATCTCGCAAAAGCCGGCTGAAGTCCGTATGGGTAACGGCAAGGGCAACCCCGAGTACTACGTGGCCGAGATCCAGCCGGGCAAGGTGCTCTACGAGATCAACGGCGTGCCGGAAGAACTCGCCCGCGAGGCCTTCCAACTGGCGTCCGCCAAGCTGCCGCTGCGCACGATCTTCGTGGCGCGCCAGATGGGTACCTGACCGACGCATTCGGAGAACTGTATGAAAGCATCTGAACTGCGCAGCAAGGACGTCGCCGGCCTCGACCAGGAGGTCAAGGACCTGTTGAAGGCCCACTTCGGCCTGCGCATGCAAAAGGCGACTCAACAGCTGAGCGATCACACCCAGCTGAAGAAGACCCGCCGTGACATCGCTCGCGCCAAGACCATCCTGGCCGAGAAGAAGAAAGAAGGAGCCGCCAAATGACGGAAGCTCAAGCCGCTCAGAAGAACACCCGCACCTTCGTTGGTCGCGTGGTGAGCGACAAGCGCGCCAAGACCGTCACGGTCCTGGTCGAGAACCGCGTGAAGCACGAGCTGTACGGCAAGATCGTGGCCCGGTCGCGCAAGTACCACGCCCATGACGAGAATGGCGAGTACAAGATGGGCGACCTGGTCGAGATCTCGGAAGGCCGTCCGATCTCCAAGACCAAATCTTGGGTCGTCACGCGCCTGATCGAGAAGGCTCGCATCGTCTGAAGGTGATGCAATGCGGCGGCGGACGTCACAGTCCGGCGCTGCGGCACGAGAACGGTCGTGCGCCGCCTGGCGCCCGGCCGTTTTTTATTTGGATTTCATTGACACGAGGAGGCCCCCATCATGTTGAAAGTTGGCGACAAGCTGCCCGCGGGCAAGCTGCAGGAGTTCATCGAGGTCGAAGGCAACGGCTGCTCGCTCGGGCCCAACACCTTTGATATCGACGCGGCCACGGCCGGCAAGACCATTGCGATCTTTGCCCTGCCTGGCGCCTTCACGCCGACCTGCTCGGCGCAGCATGTCCCTGGTTTTGTCGAGAGCGCGGACGCCTTCAAGGCCGCCGGCGTCGACGAGATCTGGTGCATCTCGGTCAACGATGCCTTCGTGATGGGCGCCTGGGGGCGGACCCAGCAAACGGCCGGCAAGGTGCGGATGATGGCGGACGGCAGCGGTGATTTCGCGCGCGCCGCCGGCCTGACGCTGGACCTGACGGCCAAGGGCATGGGCGTGCGCTCGCAGCGCTACTCGATGCTGGTGGTCGACGGCGAGGTGAAAACGCTCAATGTCGAAGCGCCGGGCAAGTTCGAGGTGAGCGACGCCCGGACGCTGCTGGAGCAGGCGCGGCAACTGCGCGCTTGACGGGCGGCCGACCGCTCTCCCTGCGCCTTCACGCAAGCGGCAGTTGACATTGCTGAGGGCGCCCTTCATAATTTGCAGCTTCGCCGGAATTCGGGTGGGTGTCGCCATGCACATGGCAGGCACGCAAGACGAGCCGGCTTCGCCCAGTGGCCGGGCTCGCTCGGTCTGACGGGCCCAAGACTGACCGCACTAGCTTCCTGCGATGGGCGCAGGAGCGCAGCGGGAAAAGTTGGGGACATAAATGATTCAAATGCAATCGCGACTGGACGTCGCCGACAACACTGGCGCGAAGTCCGTCATGTGTATCAAGGTGCTCGGCGGTTCCAAGCGTCGTTACGCCGGTATCGGCGACATCATCAAGGTGAGCATCAAGGAAGCCGCACCGCGTGGCCGCGTCAAGAAGGGCGAGGTCTACAGCGCTGTGGTCGTGCGTACCGCCAAGGGCGTGCGCCGTCAGGATGGCTCGCTGATCAAGTTCGACGGCAACGCTGCGGTGCTGCTGAACGCCAAGTTGGAGCCCATCGGCACCCGTATCTTCGGCCCGGTCACGCGCGAGCTGCGTACCGAGCGCTTCATGAAGATCGTGTCGCTGGCCCCGGAAGTTCTCTGAGCTGCGAGCGAGGGCAGGCCATGAACAAAATTCGTAAAGGCGACCAGGTCATCGTGTTGACCGGCCGCGACAAGGGCAAGCGCGGCACCGTGTCCGCGCGCATCGACGCCGACCACCTGACGGTGGAGGGCATCAACGTCGTCAAGAAGCACGTGCGCCCGAACCCGATGAAGGGCACGACCGGTGGCATCGTCGACAAGACCATGCCGATTCACCAGTCGAACGTTGCGATCTTCAATCCCGCTTCCGGCAAGGCCGACCGCGTTGGCATCAAGCTCCTGGCTGATGGCAAGAAGGTGCGCGTCTTCAAGTCGAGCGGCGAAGAGATCAAGGCTTAAAGAGGTTCGAGATGGCTCGTTTGCAAGAGTTTTACCGCGAAAAAGTGGTGCCGAACCTCGTTCAGAAGTTTGGCTACAAGTCGGTGATGGAAGTCCCGCGCATCACCAAGATCACGCTGAACATGGGCGTGAGCGAGGCGGTCGCCGACAAGAAGGTGATGGAACACGCCGTGGGCGACCTCACCAAGATCGCCGGCCAGAAGCCCGTGGTCACCAAGTCCCGCAAGGCAATCGCCGGTTTCAAGATCCGTGACGGCGTGCCCATCGGCTGCATGGTCACCCTGCGCGGCGTCCAGATGTATGAATTCCTGGACCGCTTCGTCACCGTGGCTCTGCCCCGCGTGCGCGATTTCCGCGGTATCTCGGGTCGTTCCTTCGACGGTCGCGGCAACTACAACGTCGGCGTCAAAGAACAGATCATCTTCCCCGAGATCGAGTACGACAAGGTCGATGCGCTGCGCGGCCTGAATATCAGCATCACCACGACGGCGAAGTCGGACGACGAGTGCAAGGCGCTCCTCGCCGAGTTCCGTTTCCCGTTCAAGAACTGAGGTGGCTCGTGGCTAAAGTTTCGATGAAGCAACGCGAACAGAAGCGTGCCGACCTGGCTGCCAAGTACGCGAAGAAATATGCCGAGCTGAAGGCGGTCGCCAACGACGCCAAGAAGTCCGACGAAGAGCGTTACCTGGCTCGCCTGGAGCTGCAGAAGCTCCCGCGCAATGCCAACCCGACCCGCCAGCGCAACCGTTGCGAACTGACCGGCCGTCCCCGTGGCACGTTCCGCAAGTTCGGCCTGGCCCGCAACAAGATTCGTGAACTGGCCTTCTCGGGTGACATCCCGGGCGTGGTCAAAGCCAGCTGGTAATCGGCAGGGAGACATCCAATGAGCATGAGTGATCCTATCGCCGATATGCTGACCCGCATTCGCAACGCACAGACCGTTGAGAAGGCCAGCGTTTCGATGCCCGCTTCGAAGTTGAAGGTGGCGATCGCCCAGGTCCTGAAGGACGAGGGCTACATCGACGGTTTCGCGGTGCGTGGCGAACAAGCCAAGCCGCAGCTGGAGATTTCGCTGAAGTACTACGCCGGTCGTCCGGTGATCGAGCGCCTGGAGCGCGTGAGCCGTCCCGGCCTGCGCATCTACAAGGGCCGCCACGACATTCCTCAGGTCATGAATGGCCTGGGCGTGGCGATCGTGACGACGCCCAAGGGCGTGATGACCGACCGCAAAGCACGTCAAGCCGGTATCGGCGGCGAAGTGCTGTGCTACGTCGCCTGATCGAGGGAGGCTAATCAATGTCCCGCGTTGGAAAAATGCCGGTCGCCGTCCCGCAAGGCGTGGATGTGGCGATCACGGCCGAGCAGATCAGCGTCAAGGGTTCGCTGGGCACGCTGGTGCGTCCCGTGAACTCGCTGGTCACGGTCAAGAATGAAGGCGGCAAGCTGACGTTCACTCCGGTGAACGAATCGGCTGAAGCCAATGCGATGTCCGGCACGATGCGTGCGCTCGTCGCGAACATGGTCAACGGTGTCACCAAGGGCTTCGAGAAGAAGCTGAACCTGGTGGGCGTGGGTTACCGCGCTCAGGCACAAGGCCAGAAGCTGAACCTGCAAATCGGTTTCTCTCACCCGGTGGTGAAGGAAATGCCGGCAGGTATCAAGGTGGAAACCCCGACGCAAACCGAAATCCTGATCAAGGGTTCGGACCGTCAGGTGGTGGGCCAGCTCGCCGCTGAAGTGCGCGCTTTCCGTCCGCCCGAGCCCTACAAGGGCAAGGGGATCCGCTATTCCGACGAGAAGGTCTCTATCAAAGAGACCAAGAAGAAGTAAGGAGCTGCGAGATGTTGACCAAGAAAGAACAGCGCCTGCGCCGCTCCCGCCAGACCCGTGCCCGCATCGCCGAGCTGCGCGTTGCGCGCCTGACGGTGTTTCGCTCGAACACGCACATCTATGCCAGCGTGATTTCCGAAGACGGCCAGAAGGTCCTCGCGACCGCTTCGACCGCCGAGAAGGAAGTGCGCGAGCAACTGGGTGGTGCCGGCAAGGGCGGCAACGTGAATGCCGCCACCCTGGTTGGCAAGCGCATCGCCGAAAAGGCGAAGGCTGCCGGCGTCGAGAAGGTGGCGTTCGA
This genomic stretch from Eleftheria terrae harbors:
- the rpsC gene encoding 30S ribosomal protein S3 encodes the protein MGQKIHPTGFRLPVTRAWSSRWYASNRNFSTMLAEDLQVREFLKARLKNAAVSRILIERPAKNARITIYSARPGVVIGKKGEDIENLKAELTRRLGVPVAVNIEEVRKPEIDAQLIADSITQQLEKRIMFRRAMKRAMQNAMRLGAQGIKIMSAGRLNGIEIARTEWYREGRVPLHTLRADIDYGFSEAKTTYGVIGVKVWVYKGDRLGRGEAPAAKTDERPEDDRRNRRGPRGDRPSGDRRPPRGGPGARAGAGRNEAPADGSDKPAEAADAKTAAVKRVRKAATPGSGTGEA
- the rplP gene encoding 50S ribosomal protein L16, with the protein product MLQPARRKFRKEQKGRNTGIATRGTNVSFGDFGLKATERGRLTARQIEAARRAISRHVKRGGRIWIRIFPDKPISQKPAEVRMGNGKGNPEYYVAEIQPGKVLYEINGVPEELAREAFQLASAKLPLRTIFVARQMGT
- the rpmC gene encoding 50S ribosomal protein L29; its protein translation is MKASELRSKDVAGLDQEVKDLLKAHFGLRMQKATQQLSDHTQLKKTRRDIARAKTILAEKKKEGAAK
- the rpsQ gene encoding 30S ribosomal protein S17, whose protein sequence is MTEAQAAQKNTRTFVGRVVSDKRAKTVTVLVENRVKHELYGKIVARSRKYHAHDENGEYKMGDLVEISEGRPISKTKSWVVTRLIEKARIV
- a CDS encoding peroxiredoxin, which translates into the protein MLKVGDKLPAGKLQEFIEVEGNGCSLGPNTFDIDAATAGKTIAIFALPGAFTPTCSAQHVPGFVESADAFKAAGVDEIWCISVNDAFVMGAWGRTQQTAGKVRMMADGSGDFARAAGLTLDLTAKGMGVRSQRYSMLVVDGEVKTLNVEAPGKFEVSDARTLLEQARQLRA
- the rplN gene encoding 50S ribosomal protein L14, with protein sequence MIQMQSRLDVADNTGAKSVMCIKVLGGSKRRYAGIGDIIKVSIKEAAPRGRVKKGEVYSAVVVRTAKGVRRQDGSLIKFDGNAAVLLNAKLEPIGTRIFGPVTRELRTERFMKIVSLAPEVL
- the rplX gene encoding 50S ribosomal protein L24, whose translation is MNKIRKGDQVIVLTGRDKGKRGTVSARIDADHLTVEGINVVKKHVRPNPMKGTTGGIVDKTMPIHQSNVAIFNPASGKADRVGIKLLADGKKVRVFKSSGEEIKA
- the rplE gene encoding 50S ribosomal protein L5, producing the protein MARLQEFYREKVVPNLVQKFGYKSVMEVPRITKITLNMGVSEAVADKKVMEHAVGDLTKIAGQKPVVTKSRKAIAGFKIRDGVPIGCMVTLRGVQMYEFLDRFVTVALPRVRDFRGISGRSFDGRGNYNVGVKEQIIFPEIEYDKVDALRGLNISITTTAKSDDECKALLAEFRFPFKN
- the rpsN gene encoding 30S ribosomal protein S14 is translated as MKQREQKRADLAAKYAKKYAELKAVANDAKKSDEERYLARLELQKLPRNANPTRQRNRCELTGRPRGTFRKFGLARNKIRELAFSGDIPGVVKASW
- the rpsH gene encoding 30S ribosomal protein S8 is translated as MSMSDPIADMLTRIRNAQTVEKASVSMPASKLKVAIAQVLKDEGYIDGFAVRGEQAKPQLEISLKYYAGRPVIERLERVSRPGLRIYKGRHDIPQVMNGLGVAIVTTPKGVMTDRKARQAGIGGEVLCYVA
- the rplF gene encoding 50S ribosomal protein L6 — translated: MSRVGKMPVAVPQGVDVAITAEQISVKGSLGTLVRPVNSLVTVKNEGGKLTFTPVNESAEANAMSGTMRALVANMVNGVTKGFEKKLNLVGVGYRAQAQGQKLNLQIGFSHPVVKEMPAGIKVETPTQTEILIKGSDRQVVGQLAAEVRAFRPPEPYKGKGIRYSDEKVSIKETKKK
- the rplR gene encoding 50S ribosomal protein L18, whose protein sequence is MLTKKEQRLRRSRQTRARIAELRVARLTVFRSNTHIYASVISEDGQKVLATASTAEKEVREQLGGAGKGGNVNAATLVGKRIAEKAKAAGVEKVAFDRAGFAFHGRVKALAEAAREGGLQF